A region of Lycium barbarum isolate Lr01 chromosome 3, ASM1917538v2, whole genome shotgun sequence DNA encodes the following proteins:
- the LOC132632944 gene encoding uncharacterized protein LOC132632944, with protein sequence MGEHLALCVDRLITPESLNSVKGSEDAGSSGGSSCSHTIGQSAYGTANKEDEEPETGGEDQPLLRTVECRICQEEDSPKNLEIPCSCNGSLKYAHRKCVQRWCNEKGDIICEICHQSYQPGYTAPPPPSLSEDIAIDMSGGWTVAGTQLDLHDPRLLAMAAAERHLLEADYDEYADSSASGAAFCRSAALILMALLLLRHAVTIGNGDGDGDGDDDDVSAFFSLFLLRAAGFLLPCYIMAWAISIMQRRRQRQEAAAVAAAEVAFMLQAGQHRGLHVTIAPGPAQAAEPSANPTTHVATPTGQVVTPPPELV encoded by the exons ATGGGAGAACACTTGGCTCTATGTGTTGATCGTCTTATCACACCTGAATCTTTGAACTCTGTGAAAGGATCAGAGGATGCAGGATCCTCAGGGGGGAGTTCTTGCTCTCACACCATAGGTCAATCTGCCTATGGTACTGCTAATAAGGAGGATGAAGAACCAGAAACCGGAGGTGAAGATCAACCATTACTTCGGACTGTGGAATGCCGAATTTGCCAGGAAGAAGATAGCCCGAAGAATTTGGAGATTCCTTGCAGCTGCAATGGCAGCTTAAAG TATGCTCATAGGAAATGTGTTCAGCGGTGGTGCAATGAGAAGGGCGATATAATTTGCGAGATCTGCCATCAG TCTTACCAACCTGGCTATACTGCTCCACCACCGCCTTCTCTCTCTGAAGATATTGCCATTGACATGAG TGGGGGCTGGACAGTGGCTGGTACTCAGCTTGACTTACATGATCCTCGGCTTCTTGCAATGGCAGCTGCAGAGCGTCATCTCTTGGAGGCTGACTATGACGAATATGCTGATTCAAGTGCTAGTGGAGCTGCATTTTGCCGTTCTGCTGCTTTAATT TTAATGGCCCTTTTATTATTGAGGCATGCTGTGACCATCGGAaatggtgatggtgatggtgatggggatgatgatgatgtttctGCCTTTTTCTCG CTTTTCTTACTCCGTGCTGCTGGTTTTCTTCTACCTTGCTACATTATGGCTTGGGCTATCAGTATCATGCAGCGTCGAAGGCAGAGACAG GAGGCAGCAGCAGTAGCGGCAGCAGAAGTTGCTTTCATGCTGCAGGCAGGGCAACATAGGGGATTGCATGTAACAATAGCACCAGGACCTGCACAGGCAGCAGAACCTTCAGCAAACCCAACTACCCACGTTGCAACTCCGACCGGCCAGGTCGTAACTCCTCCTCCAGAGCTAGTATAA
- the LOC132632943 gene encoding probable arabinosyltransferase ARAD1: MSLIPDKSMLPSRYLFYLIAISVFLLIISSLSLLQFADNSFIPKSVFNLILVNTTSVYLTSSVTSGESKAPFLVPENPHEPIMKNQDLACETYSGLGIGKSCGREQALLKVYMYDLPPEFHFGLLGWKGSKDETWPSVSKPSQIPSYPGGLNLQHSIEYWLTLDLLSSNTMNINRPCTAVRVVNSSEADVIFVPFFSSLSYNRHSKVQGKERFSLNRVLQDKLVEFLKGGDDWKQRGGKDHVILAHHPNSMLDARKKLGSAMFVLADFGRYGAEIANIEKDVIAPYKHMVQTISAGNSPSFRQRDTLVYFQGAIFRKDGGEIRQELYYLLKDEKDVHFTFGSIQANGVRDAGKGMASSKFCLNIAGDTPSSNRLFDAIASHCVPVIISDEIELPFEDVLDYSEFCVFVHSSDAVKKGYLLNFLRGMTEDQWTKMWERIKVLSKHFEYQYPSQTNDAVDMIWQAVSRKVSSIHLKDHHNNRYKRSQLFIKDPS; this comes from the exons ATGTCTCTAATTCCTGATAAAAGCATGCTACCTTCAAGATATTTGTTCTATTTAATAGCCATTTCTGTTTTCCTTTTGATAATTTCTTCACTGTCCCTTCTTCAATTTGCTGACAATTCTTTCATACCCAAATCAGTTTTCAATTTAATTCTTGTTAATACCACTTCAGTTTACTTGACCTCAAGTGTCACAAGTGGAGAATCTAAAGCTCCTTTCTTGGTTCCTGAAAATCCACATGAACCAATAATGAAAAATCAAGATTTAGCTTGTGAAACTTACAGTGGATTAGGAATTGGGAAATCTTGTGGCCGAGAACAAGCTCTTCTTAaagtgtatatgtatgacttacCACCTGAATTTCACTTTGGGCTATTAGGTTGGAAAGGAAGTAAGGATGAAACATGGCCTAGTGTTAGTAAACCGAGCCAAATACCCTCGTACCCTGGTGGCTTAAATTTACAGCATAGCATTGAATATTGGCTTACTCTTGACCTTCTATCCTCAAACACCATGAATATTAATAGACCGTGCACTGCTGTCAGAGTGGTGAATTCAAGTGAAGCGGATGTAATTTTTGTGCCCTTCTTTTCGTCGTTGAGTTACAATAGGCATTCTAAGGTTCAAGGGAAGGAAAGATTCAGTCTCAACAGAGTGCTGCAGGATAAACTGGTGGAATTTTTAAAAGGTGGAGATGACTGGAAGCAAAGGGGCGGAAAGGATCATGTAATATTAGCTCACCACCCCAATAGTATGTTGGATGCAAGAAAGAAGCTTGGTTCTGCGATGTTTGTACTTGCAGATTTTGGAAGATATGGAGCCGAAATAGCAAATATTGAAAAGGATGTGATTGCTCCTTACAAACATATGGTCCAGACGATAAGTGCTGGGAACTCACCCTCTTTCAGACAACGGGATACATTAGTTTACTTTCAAGGGGCAATTTTTAGAAAAGAT GGCGGAGAGATTCGTCAAGAATTATACTACCTTCTCAAAGATGAAAAAGATGTACACTTCACATTTGGAAGTATCCAAGCAAATGGTGTTCGAGATGCTGGAAAAGGAATGGCCTCGTCAAAATTCTGCCTAAATATTGCTGGAGACACTCCCTCTTCAAATCGCCTGTTTGATGCCATTGCTAGTCACTGTGTTCCAGTAATAATTAGTGATGAGATTGAGCTCCCATTTGAAGATGTTCTTGATTACTCGGAGTTTTGTGTGTTTGTCCATTCATCTGATGCTGTAAAGAAGGGGTACCTTCTGAACTTTCTTAGAGGAATGACGGAAGATCAGTGGACCAAAATGTGGGAAAGGATAAAGGTGCTCAGCAAACATTTTGAATATCAATATCCATCCCAAACTAATGATGCAGTGGATATGATTTGGCAGGCTGTTTCAAGAAAGGTGTCATCTATACATCTGAAGGATCACCATAACAACAGATATAAAAGGTCGCAGCTTTTCATCAAAGACCCGAGTTAG
- the LOC132632945 gene encoding gibberellin-regulated protein 6-like → MAKLVSFFLLALIAISMVATTVLAADAQYHLDGSRYGPGSLKPSQCLPQCTRRCSRTQYHKPCMFFCQKCCKTCLCVPPGFYGNKGVCPCYNNWKTKEGGPKCP, encoded by the exons ATGGCGAAGCTTGTTTCATTTTTCCTTTTGGCACTCATTGCCATTTCCATGGTTGCAACCACTGTTCTTGCTGCAGATGCCCAGTACCACCTTGATGGT TCAAGGTATGGTCCAGGAAGCTTGAAGCCATCGC AATGCCTGCCTCAATGTACGAGGAGATGTAGCAGGACACAGTACCACAAGCCATGCATGTTCTTCTGCCAGAAATGCTGCAAGACATGCCTTTGTGTTCCACCAGGTTTCTATGGAAACAAAGGTGTTTGCCCATGCTATAACAACTGGAAGACTAAGGAAGGAGGACCCAAGTGCccttaa